TGATCTCGTTGCGGTGCGGCCATTATCCCAACGAGCGCGCTCATGGCGCGGCATCGTTCTACTTCGGCAACTCCCACGGCTCCTTCTCGACGATCGGTCGAAACCTCGCCGGCTTCATCCAGCGCGAGATCGTCGCGCGGACCGCTCTCAGCGACTGCCGGACACACGAGCGCACGTGGGATGTCTTGCGCCTCACCAGGATGCCGGTGGCGTTGATCGACGTCGGCTACATCACCAACGGTGGTGACGCCGAGGTGCTCAACGATCCGCAGACGCGTGACGTGATCGCCGAGGCGATCCTCGTCGCCGTGAAACGGCTCTACCTGCTCGGCGAGAACGATCGGCCCACCGGGACCTACACGTTCGCGGATCTGCTTGCCGCGGAGCGCCTTTCCAGCTGATCCGGTTTTGCCCGGGTGCGGGACTGGGGGCGCTCAGCGCTGCCGGCGCCCCACCGGTACCGACGCCGACCGCTCGCGTCCGGCCAGATCGATCGCCGCCATCACCACGAGCTTCTCGAGCGCGTGCTCGACCTCGTGCTTCCACCCGAGTCCCTCGTCGAGTTCCAGACGGAACCGCGGGAACCGCGGGTGCGATGCCACGACGTCGAACCCGGAATCCTTCAGGAAGTCCGCATCGATGATGCATTCGGTGCACAAGTCCGACTGCGGGCTATCGTGCATCGCGCGGGTGATCTCGACGATCGCCTCGTCGGCCCAGAAACTCAACTCACCGGAAATCGATTCCAGGGCACCCAGCTCGCCGACATCCTCCGGATGTGGCAGAGACTCCGCGGGCGGTGAGTCGGGTGATCGGGATTCCGCGGGGGTGCGCACGATGCCGAACGCCTCCACCGCGCGCACACCGCGACGGACGAGATCGGTGACGACACTGTCGAGCAGGATCGGCACCGCCTCCTCGAACCCGGGCTCGGAGCGGATGGATGTCAGCAGCACCGCGTCCGCACTCACCGGGGAAGTGGGGAAGTGGCGTGAGCGGGGCACGCGGCCCGGCGGGGCGTAGAACGCCGTCCCGACGAAATGACCGGTCTGTCCGTCGACCGCCACTTGTCCGCAGGTCCCCCATTCGAGGAGCAGACCCGAGATCCAGGCCTCCTTGTCGAACTCGCTTTCGAAAGCGCCGAGGTCTCCGAAGATCGCGTTCTCCGCGGTGCGCGCTGACGACGCCGGATCCACTTCCCAGAACACACAACGCCGGGCATGCAGCGGCAACGACTCGAAAGATTCGAGATCGAGCCGGGTGACCGCGAGTCTCATGCCGACGTCCCCGTGCGAACTGTGTGCGAGTAGCCGAAAGTGATGTGCGACAAGAGATTTCGTACTTTCACTGTCGTCCTCGCTGATCTAACGTCACTGTGACGTATCGTACCGGTACTCGGATGTCGGCCATCTACGCCGTCACGAAACCCCTCGGGGGTCGATGACACCGACGATGCGCTCGAGGTCCTCGACGGAGCCGAATTCCACCACGATCTTGCCTTTCCGCTTCCCGAGACTGACTGTAACCCTCGTGTCCAGACGATCAGATAGCCGCTCGGCGACATCTTGGAGCCCTGGCATCTGCATCGGCTTGCGCTTGGCGGGGGAGGAGTGGGGCGCGGTGTCGTCGCCGCGGTTCGCCAGGGTGACCGCTTCCTCGGTGGCGCGCACCGACATGCCCTCGGCAACGATCCTCGCTGCGAGGGCCTCCTGCCCCTCGCTGCCGATCTCCAGTGACAGCAATGCACGCGCATGTCCGGCCGACAGCACGCCGGCCGCCACTCGTCGCTGCACGGGAATCGGCAACTTCAGCAGTCGGATCATGTTGGTGATGAGCGGTCGCGACCGGCCCAGCCGGTTCGCGAGTTCCTCGTGGGTGACCCCGAACTCGTCCAGCAGCTGCTGGTATGCGGCAGCTTCTTCAAGAGGGTTCAGCTGCGCTCGGTGGATGTTCTCCAACAGAGCGTCGCGGAGCATGTCGGCGTCGGCCGTCTCGCGAACGATCGCCGGGATCGCTTCGAGGCCGGCCTCCTGACTGGCCCGCCACCGCCGCTCGCCCATCACCAGCTGATAGACGACCCCTTCCGCCGTCGGCGCCGGCAACCGACGTACGACGATCGGCTGCATGAGCCCGAA
This sequence is a window from Gordonia insulae. Protein-coding genes within it:
- a CDS encoding ParB/RepB/Spo0J family partition protein codes for the protein MSQRDTAQRRGGLGRGLAALIPTGPPDGENPGGPRLGNAAADVVIGKGPTGSTTSSTTGATQSAADAASTPTADDMGAVYREIPPAQIQPNPQQPRTVFDEEALAELVHSIKEFGLMQPIVVRRLPAPTAEGVVYQLVMGERRWRASQEAGLEAIPAIVRETADADMLRDALLENIHRAQLNPLEEAAAYQQLLDEFGVTHEELANRLGRSRPLITNMIRLLKLPIPVQRRVAAGVLSAGHARALLSLEIGSEGQEALAARIVAEGMSVRATEEAVTLANRGDDTAPHSSPAKRKPMQMPGLQDVAERLSDRLDTRVTVSLGKRKGKIVVEFGSVEDLERIVGVIDPRGVS